A single Thermosipho africanus Ob7 DNA region contains:
- a CDS encoding DUF72 domain-containing protein, translating into MIYVGTSGFQFDDWIGKVYDPNIKKNEMLKYYIGKYKFNTVELNYTYYKMPGFRTIVSLLRNTPRNFYFSIKLYGKITHEHDLSYVDKFLDATKPMVEEKRLIGYLAQFPFSFKRTDENERFLYKISKKFNNLFVELRHISWIDFDTDDFEIVTIDQPPLKDFLPFVVKAKERLYVRLHGRNKMWFEEDAKKRYNYKYSRQELVKIYKDIKDFKGPKYVYFNNCYEGKALLDALEFREISGGEILEFFK; encoded by the coding sequence ATGATATACGTTGGTACTAGTGGATTTCAGTTCGATGATTGGATTGGTAAAGTCTATGATCCAAACATAAAGAAAAATGAAATGCTAAAATATTACATAGGTAAATATAAATTTAACACCGTGGAGTTAAATTATACCTACTACAAGATGCCTGGATTTAGGACGATAGTATCACTGCTAAGAAATACTCCGCGTAATTTCTACTTTTCAATAAAGTTATACGGGAAAATTACACATGAACATGATCTTTCATATGTAGATAAATTCTTAGATGCCACAAAACCAATGGTTGAAGAAAAAAGACTTATTGGATATCTTGCACAGTTTCCTTTTTCTTTTAAAAGAACCGATGAAAACGAAAGATTTCTCTATAAAATTTCAAAAAAGTTCAATAATCTGTTTGTTGAATTAAGGCATATTTCTTGGATTGATTTTGATACTGATGATTTTGAAATAGTTACCATTGACCAACCACCACTAAAAGATTTCTTACCATTTGTTGTAAAAGCAAAAGAAAGGTTGTATGTAAGACTCCATGGAAGAAATAAAATGTGGTTTGAAGAAGATGCAAAAAAAAGGTATAATTACAAATATTCAAGGCAAGAGCTTGTTAAAATATACAAAGATATAAAAGACTTTAAAGGTCCAAAGTATGTATACTTTAACAACTGCTATGAGGGAAAAGCTCTTTTAGATGCTTTAGAATTTAGAGAGATTTCAGGTGGTGAAATACTTGAATTTTTCAAATGA
- a CDS encoding RNA polymerase sigma factor encodes MNFSNEHSNKREGQIVWNDEKNFIKALKKGEEWAYRRLYREYAPKIGAFARSYFGTDDVDDVIQEVMLRIYKGIKKFKGDSSLSTWIYRITVNVCNTLYEKYKKKNEKTFSVENNNSEDDVEIDIPDKETDVQKEVTQEILYEKILKALEKLSEKERVLIRMRDIDGLSYSEIAEILGIPEGTVKSRLHNAREKFKKILEEEGIA; translated from the coding sequence TTGAATTTTTCAAATGAACATTCAAATAAAAGGGAAGGTCAAATAGTGTGGAATGATGAGAAAAATTTTATAAAAGCTTTAAAAAAAGGTGAAGAGTGGGCTTATAGAAGACTATATAGAGAGTATGCTCCAAAAATTGGTGCGTTTGCAAGAAGTTATTTTGGAACAGATGATGTAGATGATGTTATCCAAGAAGTGATGCTGAGAATATACAAGGGTATTAAAAAGTTTAAAGGAGATTCTTCTCTTTCAACTTGGATATATAGAATCACCGTAAATGTTTGTAATACACTGTATGAAAAATACAAAAAGAAAAATGAAAAAACTTTCAGTGTTGAAAATAACAACAGTGAAGATGATGTGGAAATAGATATTCCAGATAAAGAAACGGACGTCCAAAAAGAAGTTACCCAGGAAATTTTATATGAAAAGATTCTAAAAGCACTTGAAAAACTATCCGAAAAAGAAAGGGTATTAATTAGGATGAGAGATATTGATGGACTTTCTTACTCAGAAATTGCAGAGATTCTAGGAATACCGGAAGGAACGGTGAAAAGCAGATTACACAACGCACGAGAGAAGTTTAAAAAGATACTTGAGGAGGAAGGTATAGCATGA